From Triticum urartu cultivar G1812 chromosome 2, Tu2.1, whole genome shotgun sequence, a single genomic window includes:
- the LOC125541780 gene encoding putative F-box protein At5g15660, whose protein sequence is MDPLVTLPNDLIFMEVLVRLPVKCLASCKFVSPYWRALIECGDFVSHHRNRSRASRPSILVIPRKNGIEDEEEFSDDISFYRLAPGQAPDTFEDEAELMLEKACPPEAEGITNVIYPMHCDGLVAIATGTDQVFLCNPATKEFVALPLGTPDVDIHRMRPPSAAIGYDQWKNQYVVARYFYRRRCYKKPSGKLDYDIGHEVFTLGNNSWSWEATADPPHAIGDTPPVCTRDAIYWGCDGSEDPRPSSLMRFSLRYRTFDLVPCPPRFAYNSGIEHLADLGGKLCHVNIATSETAFDVWQLADDGTLWLPRCRIDPDDVSFGSDAFLPLLAAGGRMLTMVSDVDQRLYWCDERSGDVEKVMDLEDIDLEGWDDSNYCIHHVVPYRESLISIRNYMV, encoded by the coding sequence ATGGATCCTCTGGTCACCCTCCCCAACGACCTAATTTTCATGGAAGTCTTGGTGCGACTGCCCGTGAAATGCCTTGCGAGCTGCAAATTCGTCAGCCCCTACTGGCGCGCCCTCATAGAGTGCGGCGACTTCGTCAGCCACCACCGCAACCGTTCGAGAGCGAGTCGGCCGTCCATTCTCGTCATCCCCCGCAAGAATGGCATCGAAGACGAAGAAGAGTTCTCCGACGACATCAGCTTCTACCGCCTCGCGCCGGGACAGGCGCCCGACACCTTCGAGGACGAGGCAGAGCTGATGCTGGAGAAGGCGTGCCCACCCGAAGCGGAAGGCATCACGAACGTGATCTACCCCATGCACTGCGACGGCCTGGTCGCCATCGCGACCGGCACGGACCAGGTATTCCTGTGCAACCCAGCCACCAAGGAGTTCGTCGCGCTGCCGCTCGGCACCCCGGACGTCGACATCCACCGCATGAGGCCTCCATCGGCAGCCATCGGCTACGACCAGTGGAAGAACCAGTACGTCGTCGCCAGGTACTTCTACCGGCGCCGGTGCTACAAGAAGCCCAGCGGCAAGCTTGACTACGACATCGGGCACGAGGTATTCACGCTCGGGAATAACTCCTGGTCCTGGGAAGCCACCGCCGACCCTCCTCACGCTATCGGTGACACGCCACCGGTGTGCACGCGAGATGCCATCTACTGGGGGTGCGACGGCAGCGAAGACCCCCGGCCGAGCTCGCTGATGCGGTTTAGCCTGCGCTACAGGACGTTCGACTTGGTTCCATGCCCTCCTCGTTTCGCCTACAACTCCGGCATCGAGCATCTGGCAGATCTGGGCGGCAAGCTGTGCCACGTCAACATTGCGACCTCGGAGACGGCCTTTGACGTGTGGCAGCTGGCGGACGACGGGACACTGTGGTTGCCGCGCTGCCGGATTGATCCAGATGATGTTAGTTTCGGCTCCGATGCCTTCTTGCCACTTTTGGCCGCCGGTGGCAGGATGCTGACGATGGTGTCCGACGTCGACCAGAGGTTGTACTGGTGCGATGAGAGGAGCGGAGATGTTGAAAAGGTGATGGACCTGGAAGATATCGATTTGGAGGGATGGGACGACTCAAACTACTGCATTCACCACGTCGTCCCTTATAGGGAGAGTCTCATCTCCA